A region from the Sutcliffiella horikoshii genome encodes:
- the fliI gene encoding flagellar protein export ATPase FliI — MLTIEQLLQEIDTMNPYRRYGKVKRVIGLMIESKGPESSIGDVCNIIINKKKKRIVQAEVVGFRDDHVILMPFTDIQDIGPGCMVEATNNPLEIRIGEELRGKVLDALGKPLDQEEELPVGLGKYPTDQAPPNPMTRPSIAEELEVGVKVIDGLLTVGKGQRVGIFAGSGVGKSTLLGMIARNTHADINVIALIGERGREVRDFLERDLGPEGLKRSIVIVATSDQPALMRIKGAYTATAISEYFRDMGYNVMLMMDSVTRVAMAQREVGLAVGEPPTTKGYTPSVFSMLPKLLERTGTNQHGSITAFYTVLVDGDDMNEPIADTVRGILDGHFVLDRDLANKGQYPAINVLKSVSRVMNHIVDTEHKRAAESLREKLSKYYQAEDLINIGAYKRGSSREIDDAIQSYPAIINYLKQEVDDSWKFADTKKELTNLMK; from the coding sequence ATGTTGACAATTGAACAATTACTGCAAGAAATTGACACAATGAATCCGTACAGACGCTATGGAAAAGTAAAAAGGGTTATAGGACTTATGATTGAGTCTAAGGGGCCAGAAAGCTCCATCGGGGATGTATGCAATATCATCATTAATAAAAAGAAAAAAAGAATCGTACAAGCAGAGGTTGTCGGCTTCAGAGATGATCACGTTATCTTAATGCCATTTACAGATATCCAGGATATTGGACCAGGTTGTATGGTGGAGGCGACAAATAACCCTTTAGAAATTAGAATCGGTGAAGAGTTAAGGGGTAAGGTACTTGATGCATTGGGCAAACCGCTGGATCAAGAGGAGGAATTACCTGTCGGCTTAGGTAAGTACCCTACAGACCAAGCACCACCAAATCCTATGACGCGACCATCTATTGCAGAAGAGTTGGAAGTGGGAGTGAAAGTCATTGACGGCCTGCTTACAGTTGGCAAAGGGCAGAGGGTCGGAATCTTTGCAGGTAGCGGAGTCGGGAAAAGTACACTTCTTGGGATGATTGCACGAAACACCCATGCAGATATTAATGTGATAGCACTTATAGGTGAACGAGGCAGAGAGGTTCGAGATTTCTTGGAACGTGACCTTGGTCCTGAAGGATTAAAACGATCCATCGTTATTGTTGCAACATCCGATCAACCGGCTCTAATGCGGATAAAAGGGGCATATACAGCAACGGCGATTTCGGAGTATTTCCGAGATATGGGCTATAATGTCATGCTCATGATGGATTCAGTGACAAGGGTGGCAATGGCGCAAAGAGAGGTTGGCTTGGCAGTGGGAGAACCGCCAACGACCAAAGGGTATACTCCTAGCGTATTTTCCATGCTCCCTAAGTTGTTGGAAAGAACCGGCACTAACCAACATGGGTCCATCACTGCCTTCTATACAGTGCTAGTGGATGGGGATGACATGAATGAGCCAATAGCTGATACAGTTCGCGGGATACTTGACGGTCATTTTGTTTTAGATAGAGATCTTGCAAATAAAGGGCAATACCCGGCAATTAACGTGTTAAAAAGTGTCAGTCGAGTCATGAACCATATCGTTGATACTGAACATAAAAGAGCTGCGGAATCCTTGAGGGAAAAGCTTTCGAAATATTACCAAGCAGAAGACCTTATCAACATTGGGGCTTATAAGCGCGGAAGCTCCAGAGAAATTGATGATGCCATTCAATCCTACCCGGCCATCATAAACTATTTAAAACAAGAAGTAGATGATAGCTGGAAGTTTGCTGATACAAAGAAAGAACTAACAAACTTAATGAAGTAG
- the fliH gene encoding flagellar assembly protein FliH has product MSKLIKSFSLKEGYSESISIKVAPIFNKKQTDAKKETVLGHSIESINHAIEKANREAADIIERASLERQKAAKAIEEDKKAWESEKESWMKNAYDEGHHQGYQAGEKQAQASYEEKLNEANQMIELAKLHYNEKLDSSVESIVLLSVKVAEKIIGSSLDSDPSTFTQLVQTALKEVKEKEEIKIYVSPNQYPTLMMNKQVLQNIINSQFELIIYPDGELEDNGCWIDSTAGRIDVSIDTQLKEMKEHLLQLVRAEL; this is encoded by the coding sequence TTGTCTAAGTTAATAAAATCTTTTTCTCTAAAAGAAGGATATTCAGAATCTATTTCTATAAAAGTTGCTCCCATTTTCAACAAGAAACAAACGGATGCGAAAAAAGAAACAGTACTTGGTCATAGTATAGAATCCATTAATCATGCCATTGAAAAGGCAAATCGTGAGGCCGCCGATATTATAGAACGAGCATCCTTAGAAAGACAAAAAGCTGCAAAGGCGATTGAGGAAGATAAGAAAGCCTGGGAGTCAGAGAAAGAGTCTTGGATGAAAAATGCATATGATGAAGGTCATCATCAAGGATATCAAGCAGGTGAAAAGCAGGCGCAAGCATCATATGAAGAGAAACTTAACGAAGCTAACCAAATGATTGAGCTTGCCAAATTACATTATAATGAAAAACTTGACAGTTCAGTGGAGTCCATCGTCCTGCTTAGTGTAAAAGTGGCGGAAAAGATTATTGGGTCTTCCTTGGATTCAGATCCTTCTACTTTTACGCAGTTGGTTCAAACAGCTCTTAAAGAAGTAAAAGAAAAAGAAGAAATAAAAATTTATGTAAGTCCTAATCAATACCCAACTCTTATGATGAATAAACAGGTTTTGCAAAATATCATCAATAGCCAGTTTGAACTTATTATCTATCCTGACGGGGAGTTAGAAGACAACGGCTGCTGGATTGATTCAACTGCAGGCAGAATCGATGTTTCTATAGATACTCAATTGAAGGAAATGAAAGAACATCTTTTACAACTTGTAAGAGCGGAGTTGTAA
- the fliE gene encoding flagellar hook-basal body complex protein FliE, which yields MFQNLNSVQKTSGDVHQQFSTYLKDALNEVNNAQVASNQITTKLVNNEGVELHDVLIAQQKASVAMSLTMEVRNKGVEAYQEIMRMQV from the coding sequence ATGTTTCAGAATCTAAATAGTGTTCAGAAAACAAGTGGGGATGTGCATCAACAATTTTCCACCTATTTAAAAGATGCTCTGAACGAAGTGAACAATGCACAAGTTGCATCAAATCAAATTACTACTAAGTTAGTCAATAATGAGGGAGTAGAGCTTCATGACGTACTGATTGCTCAGCAAAAAGCAAGTGTAGCCATGTCGCTTACGATGGAAGTGAGAAACAAAGGCGTCGAAGCATATCAGGAAATTATGAGAATGCAAGTCTAG
- a CDS encoding MotE family protein, producing the protein MKKEKQTEEVEEKYTFLQKLLYLFIIPLLFTLVIVLGYLTYEGKNVFEVAQSFLPANEEMITNEEKKEEEDEASSSKQNESTNSQEIILLERQVSEKEREITKLVASLEEANSKIEDLEKQQQEIKSSTKELAKLYEGMSTKKAAQIMMELDEEMALLILNELSTSKTASILGQIEPEQAARFTELLADNE; encoded by the coding sequence ATGAAAAAAGAAAAACAAACAGAAGAAGTAGAAGAAAAATATACATTCTTGCAAAAGCTTTTGTACTTGTTTATCATTCCGCTTCTTTTCACTCTTGTCATTGTACTGGGCTATCTGACGTATGAAGGGAAAAATGTATTTGAAGTTGCCCAATCTTTTCTCCCTGCCAACGAAGAAATGATTACAAATGAAGAAAAAAAAGAGGAAGAAGATGAAGCGTCATCTTCCAAACAAAATGAGAGTACAAATTCACAAGAAATCATTCTTTTAGAAAGGCAAGTTAGTGAAAAGGAAAGGGAGATCACTAAGCTTGTTGCAAGTCTAGAAGAGGCGAATAGTAAAATAGAAGATTTAGAGAAACAACAACAAGAAATAAAATCCTCAACCAAAGAGTTGGCCAAGCTATATGAAGGAATGTCCACCAAAAAGGCTGCTCAAATCATGATGGAATTGGATGAAGAGATGGCACTCCTGATCTTAAATGAATTAAGCACTTCCAAAACTGCTTCAATATTAGGACAGATAGAGCCAGAACAGGCAGCTAGATTTACGGAACTACTAGCCGATAATGAATAG
- the flgB gene encoding flagellar basal body rod protein FlgB: protein MKIFSTSIQALEKGIQYSGAKHKAISHNIANVDTPNFKRKEIKPTFGETYQRALEANKTDNRHREFSGSSNKAFKMDNTSYSYSHNGNNVDIDKEMSDLAENQIYYYTLIDQMSGKFQSLQNVIKGGRA, encoded by the coding sequence ATGAAGATTTTTTCGACATCAATCCAAGCATTGGAAAAAGGTATACAGTATTCAGGTGCAAAACATAAAGCAATTTCGCATAATATCGCAAACGTTGATACACCAAACTTTAAACGAAAAGAAATAAAGCCAACATTTGGTGAGACTTACCAAAGGGCACTTGAAGCCAATAAAACAGATAACAGACATAGAGAATTTTCCGGAAGCTCGAATAAAGCTTTTAAAATGGATAACACATCTTATTCCTACTCACATAATGGCAATAATGTCGACATAGATAAAGAAATGTCAGATTTGGCTGAAAATCAAATATATTATTACACATTGATTGATCAAATGAGCGGGAAGTTCCAATCCCTTCAAAACGTCATTAAAGGAGGGAGAGCATAA
- the fliG gene encoding flagellar motor switch protein FliG, which yields MAKATQAKSFSNKQKAAILLISLGPDVSASVYKHLSEEEIEKLTLEISGVRTVDSHIKEDILEEFHQIALAQDYISQGGIGYAKTVLEKALGKDQATAIITRLTSSLQVKPFDFARKADASQILNFIQNEHPQTIALVLSYLEPTKSGQILSELPQELQADIAKRIAVMDSTSPEIINEVEQILERKLSTTVTRDYTNTGGIDSVVEVLNQVDRSTERTILDSLEIQDPELAEEIKKRMFVFEDIVTLDNMAIQRVIRDVENEDMMLALKVASEEVKEIVFKNMSKRMVETMKDDMEYMGPVRLKDVEESQSRIVGIIRKLEEAGEIVIARGGGDDIIV from the coding sequence ATGGCAAAAGCAACGCAGGCAAAATCCTTTTCAAATAAGCAAAAGGCAGCCATCTTATTGATCTCGCTTGGTCCGGATGTTTCGGCTTCCGTTTACAAGCACTTATCAGAAGAAGAAATCGAGAAATTAACACTTGAAATCAGTGGCGTTCGTACAGTCGATTCTCATATCAAGGAGGATATTCTGGAGGAGTTTCACCAGATCGCCCTTGCTCAAGATTATATCTCTCAAGGCGGAATTGGATACGCCAAAACCGTTTTAGAGAAAGCTTTGGGGAAAGACCAGGCAACAGCCATAATCACTAGGCTTACCTCTTCATTGCAAGTTAAGCCATTTGACTTTGCAAGAAAAGCGGATGCTTCACAAATTCTAAATTTTATTCAAAACGAACACCCACAAACGATTGCACTTGTCTTATCCTACTTGGAACCGACCAAGTCCGGTCAAATATTATCAGAGTTACCGCAAGAATTACAGGCGGATATTGCAAAGAGGATTGCAGTCATGGACAGTACCTCACCTGAGATCATTAATGAGGTAGAGCAAATCCTGGAACGAAAGCTTTCTACTACCGTTACTCGGGATTATACAAACACAGGCGGAATAGATTCTGTGGTCGAAGTGTTAAATCAGGTGGACAGAAGTACAGAAAGAACCATCCTTGACTCCTTGGAAATTCAAGACCCGGAATTGGCAGAAGAAATCAAGAAACGCATGTTTGTATTTGAAGACATTGTGACGCTCGATAATATGGCAATTCAGCGAGTGATTCGTGACGTGGAAAATGAAGATATGATGCTTGCACTGAAGGTTGCGAGTGAAGAGGTCAAAGAGATTGTATTTAAGAATATGTCTAAACGAATGGTAGAAACCATGAAAGACGATATGGAATACATGGGCCCTGTTCGCTTGAAGGATGTGGAAGAGTCTCAATCTAGAATCGTAGGAATCATTAGAAAGCTTGAAGAAGCAGGAGAAATTGTCATTGCTCGTGGCGGAGGAGATGACATCATTGTCTAA
- the fliF gene encoding flagellar basal-body MS-ring/collar protein FliF has protein sequence MKERLQDIKTKTFSFWTNRTKAQKTAMLSTVIVSIFAIAAMVYFLTKTDMAPLYKDLTVQETGQIKEVLDGRGIQSQITNNGTAILVPQQSVDSLKVELAAEGLPKSGSIDYGFFGERSGFGMTDNEFRIMKLDAMQTELANLVKSIEGVKDAQVMLSLPEEGVFVRESTQEASASIVIENDPGYQFDQNHVNALYHLVSKSIPNLATDNIVIMNQNFEYFDLKNNQNSGNTFNATTQLELKKEIERDIQRQVQQMLGMMMGYNKVIVSVTTDIDFTQEAREENTVTPVDPENMEGIAVSVERITESYTGSEDVAGGVPGTGEADIPAYVAGGGTGSGDYERMEERINNEVNRIRSEIVESPYKVRDLGIQVMVEPPVADDPLSMQENTIDDIRQILSTIVRTTIDKNMLGEDPELANIDEKIVVSVQEFNGKVEMEESTESAIPTWVYIAAGILLAVILLLLFLLFKRSGKEEEEEVMVTEEETVQFQVPDINNEKESESSARRKQLEKMAKEKPDEFAKLLRSWLSE, from the coding sequence ATGAAAGAGAGATTACAAGACATAAAGACAAAAACTTTTTCCTTTTGGACTAATAGAACGAAAGCTCAAAAGACAGCAATGCTCAGTACAGTGATCGTATCTATTTTTGCAATAGCTGCGATGGTGTACTTTCTAACCAAGACAGACATGGCTCCTCTATACAAAGATTTGACCGTACAAGAAACAGGTCAAATTAAGGAAGTGTTAGATGGAAGAGGGATCCAATCACAGATTACAAATAACGGTACCGCTATCTTGGTTCCTCAACAATCGGTAGATTCATTGAAAGTGGAATTGGCTGCAGAGGGCCTTCCGAAAAGTGGAAGCATCGATTATGGTTTTTTTGGAGAAAGATCAGGATTTGGAATGACAGATAATGAGTTCCGAATAATGAAACTGGATGCCATGCAAACAGAACTTGCAAATCTGGTTAAAAGTATTGAAGGTGTGAAAGATGCTCAGGTCATGCTCAGTCTTCCTGAAGAAGGGGTGTTTGTAAGAGAATCGACACAAGAGGCATCAGCTTCCATCGTCATAGAAAACGATCCTGGGTATCAGTTTGACCAGAATCATGTTAATGCGTTGTATCATCTTGTATCAAAGAGTATTCCTAACTTAGCTACAGATAATATCGTCATAATGAACCAAAACTTTGAGTATTTTGATTTGAAAAATAACCAAAATTCCGGAAATACCTTTAATGCAACCACGCAACTAGAGCTGAAGAAGGAAATTGAAAGAGACATCCAAAGACAAGTCCAGCAGATGTTAGGAATGATGATGGGCTACAACAAAGTAATAGTTTCCGTAACCACTGACATTGATTTCACTCAGGAAGCAAGAGAAGAGAATACCGTAACACCAGTTGATCCTGAAAATATGGAAGGGATCGCAGTAAGCGTTGAACGAATTACTGAGAGTTATACAGGTAGTGAAGATGTTGCAGGTGGAGTTCCGGGGACTGGAGAAGCAGATATTCCCGCTTATGTAGCCGGAGGAGGAACTGGCAGTGGTGACTATGAAAGAATGGAAGAAAGAATTAATAATGAAGTTAATAGAATCAGATCTGAAATTGTAGAAAGTCCTTATAAAGTAAGAGATTTAGGCATCCAAGTTATGGTCGAGCCACCTGTCGCTGATGATCCGTTATCAATGCAGGAAAATACGATTGATGATATTAGACAAATATTAAGTACGATTGTCCGTACAACCATTGATAAAAATATGTTAGGGGAAGACCCTGAACTAGCTAACATTGATGAGAAAATCGTTGTTTCCGTTCAAGAGTTCAATGGAAAAGTGGAAATGGAAGAATCAACTGAATCTGCTATTCCAACATGGGTATATATCGCTGCTGGAATCCTTTTAGCTGTCATCCTCTTGTTATTGTTCCTACTATTCAAACGTAGTGGAAAAGAGGAAGAGGAAGAAGTAATGGTTACAGAAGAGGAAACCGTTCAATTCCAAGTGCCTGATATAAACAATGAAAAAGAGTCAGAAAGTTCAGCTCGTCGTAAACAACTAGAAAAAATGGCAAAAGAAAAGCCGGACGAATTTGCGAAACTTTTACGTTCATGGTTGTCGGAATAG
- a CDS encoding flagellar hook-length control protein FliK: MKEVNFFVTGEASASVGTSKKMSLDGVKKSEQLTENESGSFRSILSESLLSAMLSLSQPNSEMAEEENVAVEKLMEEFDDIMTLQLTMLNELQEWQNMQTDSSDNKELPEEYFHLLEDVMAMISLLSNLDGNMQGKVDKQLIQPFTQLSERVMMFMKSYITTVDEKVDLQQPTTKEQSNIKDLLKAIDIKIGKVEQLVRATQLPNQSSTSDSPSTKTAFVPNNETFLQNGPVTMNLLQQPKQTTIQWVVDTTTNEVAREQLMQKLEGILSKTTTRLVNGNQSMTIRLAPDHLGTLHIKLQETQNGLVTKLVVHSKSAASLLESGIANLKQTLAQANANVDKIEIVFLDQEQKFTQQHKGTNEENAQAKQSFKQDKQQDDSDQSFEDVLLEELEIIIPEGERT; this comes from the coding sequence ATGAAAGAAGTGAACTTTTTTGTAACAGGTGAAGCTTCTGCTTCCGTCGGTACAAGCAAGAAAATGTCTTTAGACGGAGTGAAAAAGTCAGAGCAACTAACCGAAAATGAGTCGGGCAGTTTCCGTTCTATCTTGTCTGAAAGTCTCCTTTCTGCCATGTTGTCACTTTCTCAGCCTAATAGTGAGATGGCAGAAGAAGAAAATGTTGCGGTGGAGAAATTAATGGAAGAATTCGATGACATCATGACATTGCAGCTTACCATGCTTAATGAACTTCAAGAATGGCAAAACATGCAGACAGATTCATCTGACAATAAAGAGCTCCCAGAAGAATACTTCCATTTATTAGAGGATGTGATGGCGATGATATCCCTCCTCTCAAACCTAGACGGCAACATGCAAGGGAAGGTCGATAAGCAGTTGATACAACCATTCACTCAGCTATCAGAAAGAGTGATGATGTTTATGAAAAGTTATATTACGACAGTGGATGAAAAGGTAGATTTGCAACAACCAACGACAAAAGAACAGTCAAACATTAAAGATCTTTTAAAGGCTATAGATATCAAGATTGGAAAGGTAGAACAGTTAGTAAGAGCAACGCAACTTCCCAATCAATCATCAACATCTGATTCGCCTTCAACAAAAACCGCTTTTGTGCCAAATAATGAAACGTTTCTACAAAACGGTCCCGTTACGATGAATTTGTTGCAACAACCAAAACAAACGACGATTCAATGGGTAGTGGATACTACTACAAATGAGGTTGCGCGAGAACAATTGATGCAAAAGCTTGAAGGTATCCTGTCTAAAACAACTACAAGGCTAGTTAACGGTAATCAGTCCATGACCATCAGGTTGGCTCCCGATCATCTTGGAACATTACATATAAAATTGCAGGAAACGCAAAACGGCTTAGTCACTAAACTTGTTGTCCATTCCAAGTCCGCTGCATCGCTTCTTGAAAGCGGTATTGCCAATTTGAAACAGACTCTTGCTCAGGCGAATGCGAATGTGGATAAGATTGAAATTGTGTTTTTAGATCAAGAGCAAAAGTTCACACAACAGCATAAAGGAACAAATGAAGAAAATGCTCAAGCAAAGCAATCCTTTAAGCAGGACAAGCAACAAGACGATTCAGATCAATCTTTTGAAGATGTCCTTTTAGAAGAGTTAGAAATAATAATCCCTGAAGGTGAGAGAACATGA
- the flgC gene encoding flagellar basal body rod protein FlgC: protein MSMFKSMNISSSALTAQRLRMDVISSNMANVDSTRGEYRNGQWEPYRRKLVETAPKENSFQSYLQKASGNGFGSGVKVTRIKEDDAPFRLMFDPEHPDANEDGYVQLPNVDPLKEMVDLMSASRSYEANVTVFNASKGIMMKTLELGK, encoded by the coding sequence ATGTCCATGTTTAAAAGCATGAACATCTCGAGCTCAGCCCTTACCGCACAGAGGCTCAGAATGGATGTTATATCATCAAATATGGCAAACGTCGACTCAACCCGCGGGGAATACCGTAACGGGCAGTGGGAACCGTACAGAAGGAAGCTGGTAGAAACCGCTCCAAAGGAAAACAGTTTCCAATCCTATTTACAAAAAGCCTCTGGAAATGGTTTTGGAAGTGGAGTGAAGGTAACAAGGATCAAAGAAGATGATGCTCCTTTCCGGTTAATGTTCGACCCAGAGCACCCGGACGCAAATGAAGATGGATATGTTCAGCTGCCGAATGTCGATCCTTTAAAAGAAATGGTCGACCTTATGAGTGCATCTAGGTCGTATGAAGCGAATGTGACAGTATTTAATGCTTCAAAAGGTATTATGATGAAAACGCTAGAGCTTGGTAAATAA
- the fliJ gene encoding flagellar export protein FliJ — protein sequence MTVRRGRLEKLLVVKKAEKDQASSEYQTAISQFETEGQTLYELLKKKEQLDEVLQVSLQNGIPIETLKQQQFFMGNLEKNLLHQQKKVSHARAFMNLKEEKLKEQSVECKKYEVLDNKEKLYWKQNDLKVEATFIDELSILQYSQHTNR from the coding sequence ATGACTGTTAGAAGAGGCCGTTTAGAAAAGCTGTTGGTGGTGAAAAAAGCCGAAAAAGATCAGGCAAGTTCAGAGTATCAAACGGCAATTTCACAGTTTGAAACAGAAGGCCAAACCTTATATGAATTATTAAAGAAGAAAGAGCAATTAGATGAAGTTTTGCAAGTTAGTCTCCAAAATGGAATACCAATAGAAACACTTAAACAGCAGCAATTTTTCATGGGGAACTTGGAAAAAAACTTGCTTCACCAACAAAAAAAAGTAAGCCATGCGAGAGCGTTCATGAATTTGAAAGAAGAAAAACTAAAAGAACAATCGGTTGAATGTAAAAAATATGAAGTGTTGGATAACAAAGAAAAACTTTATTGGAAGCAGAATGATCTTAAAGTGGAGGCAACATTTATAGACGAACTCTCCATTCTTCAATATTCGCAACACACGAATAGGTGA
- the flgD gene encoding flagellar hook assembly protein FlgD codes for MTNTISSDLYIQNRPVESSNQNNVMGKDDFLRLLIAQLQNQDPLNPMEDREFIAQMANFSSLEQMANLNKSMEGFIDTQNKMNVLSLQQYLGSELTWQHTYMVEDEPFVEMKNGTVTSISMQDGKARLIMDDGSDITVEQITKVNQSGEISQGGNASLLSASHLIGKKVSITLGEESFENVLVNSVLTKDGKIHLTVTDERLSDKKIPLEAIRQITQ; via the coding sequence ATGACAAATACAATTTCATCTGATCTTTACATTCAGAACCGTCCGGTGGAATCATCTAATCAGAACAATGTGATGGGAAAGGACGACTTTCTGCGTCTCCTAATTGCCCAATTACAAAATCAGGATCCATTAAATCCGATGGAAGACAGAGAATTCATTGCCCAAATGGCAAATTTCTCTTCTCTTGAACAAATGGCGAACTTGAATAAGAGCATGGAAGGATTTATAGACACCCAGAATAAAATGAACGTACTCTCCCTGCAACAGTATCTAGGCTCAGAACTTACGTGGCAACACACGTATATGGTGGAAGACGAACCATTTGTCGAAATGAAGAACGGCACGGTCACAAGTATCTCCATGCAAGATGGAAAGGCGAGACTTATCATGGACGATGGAAGTGACATCACTGTAGAGCAAATTACAAAGGTGAATCAGTCTGGAGAGATTTCTCAAGGTGGAAATGCCTCCCTACTATCAGCAAGTCACCTTATTGGAAAGAAAGTTTCCATCACTTTAGGGGAAGAATCCTTTGAAAACGTCTTGGTTAACTCCGTACTTACCAAGGATGGAAAAATTCATCTCACAGTTACAGATGAACGCCTGTCAGATAAAAAGATACCGTTAGAAGCCATCCGCCAAATTACACAATAA